In Longimicrobium sp., a single window of DNA contains:
- a CDS encoding EAL domain-containing protein, whose protein sequence is MSASTPPLHGYTFLSPAEGVRTLRESDAYFRSLVENARDVIHVINEDGTTRYITPSVKRLLGFSPEELIGRMALDLVHPDDRESAMAALRLDRYAPGAGRGLEFRVGHRDGSWRIFEGVGTNLLDDPTVRGVIVNSRDVTGRKRAEEESARLAAFPRATPSPILECDALGEVRYANPAVERAIIELGVEGPHHLLPEDHVAIVRRALETGVGVRDVEVGVAGRVLAWLYNPQPALGTVHLFGEDVTERKQSEARLFHDAMHDALTGLPNRPFFMQRLAAALVRHRRGETPAPAVLFLDLDRFKVVNDSLGHHVGDELLVAVSGRLKGCLRESDTVARFGGDEFAVLLEELEDSAHAVMVAERIAAAVAAPVNLSGYEVFTAASIGIALGEAGHDRPEYLLRNADMAMYRAKGSGGARCEVFDRAMHARALARLQMETDLRRALARGEFVLHYQPIVALATGRMVGVEALCRWVHPEQGMIPPSDFIGTAEETGIIVPLGEWVLEEACERLAEWRREFDHARIAMSVNLSARQFAHPGLVGHIRRTLANTGLDARHLKLELTESVLMEGGGTAAAMLQQLQALGIDLQLDDFGTGYSSLAYLHRFPIGALKIDRSFVSRMHPENATAQLVRTIAGMAKGLDLAVTAEGVETPVQLAQVRDIGCDFAQGFLLSPPLPENEMRALLASDPRW, encoded by the coding sequence TTGTCCGCCTCCACGCCGCCGCTCCACGGCTACACCTTTCTCTCCCCCGCCGAAGGGGTGCGCACGCTCCGGGAGAGCGACGCGTACTTCCGCTCGCTGGTGGAGAACGCGCGCGACGTCATCCACGTGATCAACGAGGACGGCACCACGCGCTACATCACCCCGTCGGTGAAGCGGCTGCTGGGGTTCTCGCCGGAGGAGCTGATCGGGCGGATGGCGCTGGACCTGGTGCACCCCGACGACCGCGAGAGCGCCATGGCCGCCCTGCGGCTGGACCGCTACGCCCCCGGCGCGGGGCGCGGGCTGGAGTTCCGCGTGGGGCACCGCGACGGGAGCTGGCGGATCTTCGAGGGGGTGGGCACCAACCTGCTGGACGACCCCACCGTGCGCGGCGTCATCGTCAACTCGCGCGACGTCACCGGGCGCAAGCGGGCGGAGGAGGAGAGCGCGCGCCTTGCCGCCTTCCCGCGCGCCACCCCCTCGCCGATCCTGGAGTGCGACGCGTTGGGGGAGGTGCGCTACGCCAACCCCGCCGTCGAGCGCGCCATCATCGAGCTGGGGGTGGAGGGGCCGCACCACCTCCTTCCCGAAGACCACGTGGCCATCGTGCGCCGCGCGCTGGAGACGGGGGTGGGGGTGCGCGACGTGGAGGTGGGGGTGGCCGGGCGCGTGCTGGCGTGGCTCTACAACCCGCAGCCGGCGCTGGGCACGGTGCACCTCTTCGGCGAGGACGTCACCGAGCGCAAGCAGAGCGAGGCGCGCCTCTTTCACGACGCCATGCACGATGCGCTGACGGGGCTCCCCAACCGCCCCTTCTTCATGCAGCGCCTGGCCGCCGCCCTGGTGCGCCACCGCCGCGGCGAGACGCCGGCGCCGGCCGTCCTCTTTCTGGACCTCGACCGCTTCAAGGTGGTCAACGACTCGCTCGGCCATCACGTGGGCGACGAGCTGCTGGTGGCCGTCTCGGGGCGGCTGAAGGGGTGCCTGCGCGAGAGCGACACCGTGGCCCGCTTCGGCGGCGACGAGTTCGCGGTGCTGCTGGAGGAGCTGGAGGACTCCGCCCACGCCGTGATGGTGGCGGAGCGGATCGCGGCGGCGGTGGCGGCGCCCGTCAACCTGAGCGGCTACGAGGTGTTCACCGCCGCCAGCATCGGCATCGCGCTGGGCGAGGCGGGGCACGACCGGCCGGAGTACCTGCTGCGAAACGCGGACATGGCGATGTACCGCGCCAAGGGATCCGGCGGCGCGCGCTGCGAGGTGTTCGACCGCGCCATGCACGCCCGCGCCCTGGCCCGCCTGCAGATGGAGACCGACCTGCGCCGCGCGCTGGCCCGCGGCGAGTTCGTGCTCCACTACCAGCCCATCGTGGCGCTGGCGACGGGGCGGATGGTCGGCGTGGAGGCGCTCTGCCGCTGGGTGCACCCCGAGCAGGGGATGATTCCGCCGAGCGACTTCATCGGCACGGCCGAGGAGACGGGGATCATCGTGCCGCTGGGGGAGTGGGTGCTGGAGGAGGCGTGCGAGCGGCTGGCGGAGTGGCGGCGCGAGTTCGACCACGCGCGCATCGCGATGAGCGTCAACCTCAGCGCCCGCCAGTTCGCGCACCCGGGGCTGGTGGGCCACATCCGCCGTACCCTGGCCAACACCGGGCTGGACGCGCGCCACCTGAAGCTGGAGCTCACCGAGAGCGTGCTGATGGAGGGTGGCGGCACGGCCGCGGCGATGCTGCAGCAGCTCCAGGCGCTGGGGATCGACCTGCAGCTGGACGACTTCGGCACGGGGTACTCGTCGCTGGCGTACCTGCACCGCTTTCCCATCGGCGCGCTCAAGATCGACCGCTCCTTTGTGAGCCGCATGCACCCCGAGAACGCCACCGCGCAGCTCGTCCGCACTATCGCCGGGATGGCCAAGGGCCTCGACCTCGCCGTCACCGCCGAGGGTGTGGAGACGCCCGTGCAGCTCGCGCAGGTCCGCGACATCGGCTGCGACTTCGCCCAGGGCTTCCTCCTCTCGCCGCCCCTCCCCGAGAACGAGATGCGCGCGCTGCTGGCGAGCGATCCGCGATGGTGA
- a CDS encoding GNAT family N-acetyltransferase — protein MEERIEHPRFVLRCREEADAPRFREAIDRNLHHLRRFMPWARDEPRPLDALIEHIRDAREKFVRGEEWQFGIFSPDEARVLGAIGLHRGDAAGSMEIGFWLCESAVGQGIATEATRILTNRALTELGATRVEIRCDVLNERSAAVPRRLGYVLDDTREEVFEGTVRTAQTWIRTEPV, from the coding sequence GTGGAGGAACGCATCGAGCACCCGCGCTTCGTGCTCCGCTGCCGCGAGGAGGCGGATGCGCCGCGGTTCCGGGAGGCGATCGACCGCAACCTGCATCACCTGCGCCGCTTCATGCCCTGGGCCCGCGACGAGCCGCGCCCGCTGGATGCACTCATCGAGCACATCCGCGACGCACGCGAGAAGTTCGTGCGCGGCGAGGAGTGGCAGTTCGGGATCTTCTCCCCGGACGAGGCTCGTGTGCTGGGCGCGATCGGCCTGCACCGGGGCGACGCGGCGGGATCGATGGAGATCGGCTTCTGGCTGTGCGAAAGCGCGGTGGGCCAGGGTATCGCCACCGAAGCCACGCGCATCCTCACCAACCGCGCACTGACTGAGCTGGGTGCGACTCGCGTCGAGATCCGCTGCGACGTCCTCAACGAGCGCAGCGCCGCCGTGCCGCGCAGGCTCGGCTACGTTCTGGATGACACGCGCGAGGAGGTGTTCGAGGGGACGGTGCGCACTGCCCAGACGTGGATCCGCACCGAACCGGTCTGA
- a CDS encoding DUF3466 family protein, with the protein MKRFTLALAAGVSLAACADSPVDSGNEAACNAKTRLAPSMSFAAAPARSALLESPRTVIVIPITPVAVTNDAVVAGTDASGAATWSKATGVRRLGGLATVGDRNPAGQAVGTTPAKLVRRDTDGTMAEIGDAPSTAGYGINSEGWVVGQQAGRAFFWTICFGLKPLRQPPLDPQDGRVTSVAADINTRGDVVGYSDVMFRYTPNKRVLATVWKAWSDEWVEIRPTSYHNGTQGSAINDRGAVAGTQGNWMSRGPPERFPFFWTAEGGLVPIPVPEGTLWGEASDINNHDEVVGSARDMVTNQLHAWVWRKETGTERLPEMGQASSTALAINDWGDIVGTVGNQPVVWTWPENAHRWR; encoded by the coding sequence ATGAAACGCTTTACCCTCGCGCTGGCTGCCGGCGTATCGCTGGCGGCGTGCGCGGACAGCCCGGTGGATTCCGGGAACGAGGCCGCCTGCAACGCGAAAACGCGATTGGCGCCGTCGATGTCGTTCGCGGCTGCGCCGGCGCGGTCCGCGCTGCTGGAGAGCCCGCGCACCGTGATCGTGATCCCCATCACCCCGGTGGCGGTCACCAACGATGCGGTCGTCGCAGGAACGGATGCGTCGGGCGCGGCCACGTGGAGCAAGGCCACGGGCGTCCGCCGGCTCGGCGGTCTCGCCACGGTGGGCGACCGCAACCCGGCCGGGCAGGCGGTCGGCACCACCCCCGCGAAGCTGGTGCGGCGCGACACCGACGGGACGATGGCGGAGATCGGCGACGCGCCGAGCACCGCCGGGTACGGGATCAACTCGGAGGGGTGGGTGGTCGGACAGCAGGCGGGCCGTGCGTTCTTCTGGACGATCTGCTTCGGCCTCAAGCCGCTCCGCCAGCCCCCCCTCGACCCCCAGGATGGGAGAGTGACGAGCGTGGCCGCGGACATCAACACCCGGGGCGACGTGGTGGGCTACAGCGACGTGATGTTTCGCTACACTCCGAATAAGAGGGTACTGGCGACGGTCTGGAAGGCGTGGAGCGATGAGTGGGTGGAGATCAGGCCGACCAGCTACCACAACGGCACCCAGGGCAGCGCCATCAACGACCGGGGCGCGGTGGCGGGTACGCAGGGGAACTGGATGTCGCGCGGGCCGCCGGAGCGGTTCCCCTTCTTCTGGACGGCGGAGGGAGGGCTGGTCCCCATCCCCGTTCCCGAGGGAACCCTCTGGGGCGAGGCCAGCGACATCAACAACCACGACGAGGTGGTGGGCTCGGCCCGCGACATGGTCACCAACCAGCTGCACGCGTGGGTGTGGCGCAAGGAAACCGGCACCGAGCGGCTCCCCGAGATGGGGCAGGCGAGCAGCACGGCGCTGGCGATCAACGACTGGGGCGACATCGTCGGTACGGTGGGCAACCAGCCGGTAGTGTGGACCTGGCCGGAGAACGCGCACCGCTGGCGCTGA
- a CDS encoding sigma 54-interacting transcriptional regulator codes for MDQRPTTLGALREAGYRTRSVKAEMRENLIARLRAGGTIFPGIVGYEDTVVPALCNAVLARQNFILLGLRGQAKSRILRQLTSLLDEALPVLAGTETNDDPLRPISRAGRLLVEEAGDDAPIAWLGRDARYVEKLATPDVTVADLIGDMDPIRAARGGHLLSDELSINYGLLPRANRGIFALNELPDLSGKVQVGLFNVLQEGDIQIKGYPVRLPLDVLLVFSANPEDYTARGKIITPLKDRIGAEILTHYPRSPEEAMTITAQEAQIERDGVPVSVPPFVAELVERIAFLARDDKRIDRRSGVSQRMPISVMETAVSNAERRALLAGETAVVPRVADVYAALPSITGKMELEYEGELQGSETIARDLIAAAARELFDQVWEVDSMDTIVEHFDRGGVLQVSDSASAEAALGGLGGVPGLVEALEEVGMYRREDPGTTVAAAELLLEGLAAHRRISRAEQGYARARPEPKSKGKGGGFQFGQDLFA; via the coding sequence ATGGACCAGCGTCCCACCACGCTCGGCGCGCTCCGCGAGGCCGGATACCGCACACGCTCCGTGAAAGCGGAGATGCGCGAGAACCTGATTGCCCGGCTGCGCGCGGGCGGCACCATATTCCCCGGCATCGTGGGCTACGAGGACACCGTGGTCCCCGCGCTGTGCAACGCGGTGCTGGCGCGGCAGAACTTCATCCTGCTGGGGCTGCGCGGGCAGGCCAAGAGCCGCATCCTCCGCCAGCTCACCTCGCTGCTGGACGAGGCGCTCCCCGTGCTGGCCGGCACCGAGACCAACGACGACCCGCTGCGCCCCATCTCGCGCGCCGGGCGCCTGCTGGTGGAGGAGGCGGGCGACGATGCGCCCATCGCATGGCTGGGCCGCGACGCGCGCTACGTGGAAAAGCTCGCCACCCCGGACGTCACCGTGGCCGACCTGATCGGCGACATGGACCCCATCCGCGCCGCCCGCGGCGGGCACCTCCTGTCGGACGAGCTGTCGATCAACTACGGCCTGCTGCCGCGCGCCAACCGCGGCATCTTTGCGCTCAACGAGCTGCCGGACCTGAGCGGAAAGGTGCAGGTGGGGCTCTTCAACGTGCTCCAGGAAGGCGACATCCAGATCAAGGGCTACCCGGTGCGCCTGCCGCTGGACGTGCTCCTGGTATTCAGCGCCAACCCCGAGGACTACACGGCGCGCGGCAAGATCATCACGCCGCTCAAGGACCGCATCGGCGCCGAGATCCTGACGCACTACCCGCGCTCGCCGGAGGAGGCGATGACGATCACCGCTCAGGAGGCGCAGATCGAGCGCGACGGGGTGCCGGTGTCGGTGCCGCCCTTCGTGGCGGAGCTGGTGGAGCGCATCGCCTTCCTGGCCCGCGACGACAAGCGCATCGACCGGCGCAGCGGCGTCTCGCAGCGCATGCCCATCTCGGTGATGGAGACCGCCGTATCCAACGCCGAGCGCCGTGCCCTCCTCGCCGGCGAGACGGCCGTCGTGCCGCGCGTGGCCGACGTGTACGCCGCGCTCCCCTCCATCACGGGAAAGATGGAGCTGGAGTACGAGGGCGAGCTGCAGGGCTCCGAGACGATCGCAAGGGACCTGATCGCAGCCGCCGCGCGCGAGCTCTTCGACCAGGTGTGGGAAGTGGACTCGATGGACACCATCGTGGAGCACTTCGACCGCGGCGGCGTGCTCCAGGTGTCGGACAGCGCGTCGGCGGAGGCGGCGCTGGGGGGGCTGGGCGGCGTGCCGGGGCTGGTGGAGGCGCTGGAGGAGGTGGGGATGTACCGCCGCGAGGACCCCGGCACCACCGTCGCCGCCGCCGAGCTGCTGCTGGAGGGCCTCGCCGCCCACCGCCGGATCTCGCGCGCCGAGCAGGGCTACGCCCGCGCGCGGCCCGAGCCCAAGTCGAAGGGCAAGGGCGGGGGCTTCCAGTTCGGCCAGGACCTGTTCGCGTAG
- a CDS encoding YihY/virulence factor BrkB family protein, with protein sequence MAATKVEAAGALGFMKQTFKEFGDDECAMRAASLSYYIVFALAPLLLLIILVASIFVDAETVRRTIQEQFAGMIGQDTANQVSAMIGAADEKQGKGLSSVLSTAALIFGATGAFMQLQSALNRAWEVEPDPKAGGIKNFIFKRVLSLGMIMGIAFMLLVSLALSAFISAAGSALGSMLGGLGTIVQAVLDLALSLVVVTLLFAAMFKFLPDGKIAWKDVWVGAFFTAALFTVGKFGIGLYLGRSDPGQGFGAAASLAVLLVWVYYSSMILLFGAEFTQTWAVRKGSGIEPKKGARRMVDETGGEEVQPQPSQRGKGGGKRSHSSSKQPSSSAAQAVSAGHRKKRKTPLLDARRREIAQKEARGEE encoded by the coding sequence ATGGCAGCCACGAAGGTAGAAGCCGCCGGAGCGCTCGGCTTCATGAAGCAGACGTTCAAGGAGTTCGGCGACGACGAGTGCGCCATGCGCGCGGCGTCGCTCTCGTACTACATCGTCTTCGCGCTGGCGCCGCTCCTTCTCCTCATCATCCTGGTGGCGAGCATCTTCGTGGACGCGGAGACCGTCCGCCGCACCATCCAGGAGCAGTTCGCCGGGATGATCGGGCAGGACACCGCCAACCAGGTGTCCGCGATGATCGGCGCGGCGGACGAGAAGCAGGGGAAGGGGCTGTCGTCGGTACTGAGCACGGCGGCGCTGATCTTCGGCGCGACGGGGGCGTTCATGCAATTGCAGAGCGCCCTCAACCGCGCATGGGAGGTGGAGCCGGACCCCAAGGCGGGCGGGATCAAGAACTTCATCTTCAAGCGCGTGTTGTCGCTGGGGATGATCATGGGGATCGCCTTCATGCTGCTGGTGTCGCTGGCGCTGAGCGCGTTCATCTCGGCGGCGGGGAGCGCGCTGGGGAGCATGCTGGGAGGGCTGGGGACGATCGTGCAGGCCGTGCTGGACCTGGCCCTCTCGCTGGTGGTGGTGACGCTGCTCTTCGCCGCCATGTTCAAGTTCCTGCCGGACGGCAAGATCGCGTGGAAGGACGTGTGGGTGGGGGCGTTCTTCACCGCGGCGCTCTTCACGGTGGGCAAGTTCGGGATCGGGCTGTACCTGGGGCGCAGCGACCCCGGCCAGGGCTTCGGCGCCGCGGCTTCCCTAGCGGTGCTCCTGGTTTGGGTCTACTACTCGTCGATGATCCTCCTCTTCGGCGCCGAGTTCACGCAGACGTGGGCGGTGCGCAAGGGGAGTGGGATCGAGCCCAAGAAAGGCGCGCGCCGCATGGTGGACGAGACGGGCGGCGAGGAGGTCCAGCCGCAGCCGTCGCAGCGCGGGAAGGGCGGCGGCAAGCGCTCGCATTCGTCCAGCAAGCAGCCGTCGTCATCGGCGGCTCAGGCCGTCAGTGCGGGGCACCGGAAGAAGCGGAAGACGCCGCTGCTGGACGCACGCCGGCGCGAGATCGCCCAGAAAGAGGCGCGAGGCGAAGAGTAG
- a CDS encoding DUF3466 family protein → MKRFTLALATGVSLAACADSPVDSGNEAACSAKTRLAPSMSLAGAPARTRLLESPRTVIVIPIKAVAVTNDAVVAGTDESGAATWSKATGVRRLTGLTTVGDYSSAGQAVGTTPAKLARRDTDGTMAEIGDSPGTLGFGINSLGWVVGQQAKRAFFWTTCFGMKQLRQPELDPYDGSVTSVAVDINTQGDVVGSTDVTLRSSGNTTHRATIWKAWSNEWVEIQPIDYHRDTRAAAINDKGAVAGTQGNYGSRGGPPERFPFIWTAEGGLVPIPVAVGTRWGDASDVNNMDEVVGSSRDTINGQLHAWVWRKETGTERLPEMGQASSTAVAINDWGDIIGTVGNQPVVWTWPENAHRWR, encoded by the coding sequence ATGAAACGCTTTACCCTCGCGCTGGCTACCGGCGTGTCGCTGGCGGCGTGCGCGGACAGCCCGGTGGATTCCGGGAACGAGGCCGCCTGCAGCGCGAAAACGCGGCTCGCGCCATCCATGTCGCTCGCGGGTGCGCCGGCGCGCACCCGCCTGTTGGAGAGCCCGCGCACGGTAATCGTGATCCCGATCAAGGCGGTGGCGGTCACCAACGATGCCGTCGTCGCGGGCACCGATGAGTCGGGCGCGGCCACGTGGAGCAAGGCCACGGGGGTCCGGCGGCTTACCGGGCTCACGACGGTCGGGGACTACAGCTCGGCGGGGCAGGCGGTCGGAACCACCCCCGCGAAGCTGGCGCGGCGCGACACCGACGGGACGATGGCGGAGATCGGCGACTCGCCGGGAACCCTCGGGTTCGGGATCAACTCGCTGGGTTGGGTGGTGGGACAGCAGGCGAAGCGCGCGTTCTTTTGGACGACCTGCTTCGGGATGAAGCAGCTCCGCCAGCCGGAACTCGACCCGTACGACGGGAGCGTGACCAGCGTGGCCGTAGACATCAACACGCAGGGCGACGTGGTGGGCTCAACCGACGTGACGCTTCGCTCGAGCGGGAACACCACTCACCGGGCGACGATCTGGAAGGCGTGGAGCAACGAGTGGGTGGAGATCCAGCCGATCGACTACCACCGCGATACGCGGGCGGCTGCCATCAACGACAAGGGCGCGGTGGCGGGTACGCAGGGAAACTACGGGTCGCGCGGTGGACCCCCGGAGCGGTTCCCGTTCATCTGGACGGCGGAGGGCGGACTGGTCCCCATCCCCGTTGCCGTGGGGACCCGCTGGGGCGACGCCAGCGACGTCAACAACATGGACGAGGTGGTGGGCTCCTCGCGCGACACGATCAACGGCCAGCTCCACGCCTGGGTCTGGCGCAAGGAAACGGGCACCGAGCGGCTCCCCGAGATGGGCCAGGCGAGCAGCACCGCGGTCGCGATCAACGACTGGGGCGACATCATCGGCACGGTGGGCAACCAGCCGGTGGTGTGGACCTGGCCGGAAAACGCGCACCGCTGGCGCTGA
- a CDS encoding DUF1028 domain-containing protein → MSSIRSAVCAACAGIVMAGGAAAQTPSLSTFSIVACDPQNGFLGVAVQSRVVGAGSIVPAAEAEVGAIASQAAANVAFKRRGLELMRQGRSPDEVVAEFRRTDPGIARRQFAVMDARCRTAAFTGDSAQAWAGHRTGDHFSVQGNILTGPEVVDSMASAFRRAEAAGRPFGERLLAALKAGQAAGGDRRGRQGAGLLIVKKGGGYGGGDDVYADLHVEDAPEPILELERVYNVWMSVFHPEDHFLPNGSQAFAVPAGAHVCLLRNLLAKAGHGTRTTQQFCAFDEEVITALKAFQRAQNLPVTPSLTPQAATRLREVTGGRP, encoded by the coding sequence ATGAGTAGCATCCGCTCGGCGGTGTGCGCGGCGTGCGCCGGCATCGTGATGGCTGGCGGCGCGGCGGCGCAGACGCCGTCGCTCTCCACCTTCAGCATTGTGGCCTGCGACCCGCAGAACGGCTTCCTGGGGGTCGCCGTGCAGTCGCGCGTGGTGGGGGCGGGCTCCATCGTGCCGGCGGCGGAGGCGGAGGTGGGCGCCATCGCATCGCAGGCGGCGGCGAACGTGGCGTTCAAGCGGCGCGGGCTGGAGCTGATGCGGCAGGGGCGTTCGCCGGACGAGGTGGTGGCCGAGTTCAGGCGCACCGACCCGGGGATCGCGCGGCGCCAGTTCGCGGTGATGGACGCCCGCTGCCGCACCGCCGCCTTCACCGGCGACAGCGCGCAGGCGTGGGCCGGGCACCGCACCGGCGACCATTTCAGCGTGCAGGGAAACATCCTCACCGGCCCCGAGGTGGTGGACTCCATGGCGAGCGCGTTCCGGCGCGCGGAGGCGGCGGGGCGCCCCTTTGGCGAACGGCTGCTGGCGGCGCTCAAGGCCGGGCAGGCGGCCGGCGGCGACCGGCGCGGACGGCAGGGGGCGGGGCTGCTGATCGTAAAGAAGGGCGGTGGCTACGGCGGCGGCGACGACGTGTACGCCGACCTGCACGTGGAGGACGCGCCCGAGCCCATCCTGGAGCTGGAGCGCGTGTACAACGTATGGATGTCCGTCTTCCACCCCGAGGACCACTTCCTCCCGAACGGGTCGCAGGCGTTCGCGGTGCCGGCCGGGGCGCACGTCTGCCTCCTTCGCAACCTGCTGGCGAAGGCGGGGCACGGCACGCGAACCACACAGCAGTTCTGCGCCTTCGACGAAGAGGTGATCACCGCGCTCAAGGCGTTCCAGCGCGCGCAGAACCTGCCCGTGACGCCGTCGCTCACGCCCCAGGCCGCGACGCGCCTGCGCGAGGTGACGGGCGGGCGTCCATAA
- a CDS encoding AAA family ATPase, which produces MTRKATSLSGPSTSPPTRQAQQLSQGASNTPSALPAYFVGLEIENIRSFGTKQVLDLSLGGLPARWTVILGDNGVGKTTLLQSLAEFQSVGEVFHDEAEGENLLRHAWFPRAYNTGYFLEARRYGTRESSRSLAGVQISLGGTLQHVSTQRTVEALSFVIGPDPHGNINTTGSFQNLDRLICYGYGATRRMGAVALSEQEPDDSTVSLFSDDVSLLNAEEWLLQSDYNALVDSPVREQARARRDQLIEVLINLLPEVSDIRFVRPTEIGRRPRVEVEVPYGWVNISDLSLGYRALVAWIVDFAYRMFERYQGSENPLAEPAIVLVDEIDLHLHPKWQRSLISYLTERFPNTQFIVTAHSPLIVQAATDANIVLLRREGDHVVIDNDVEAIRGWRIDQVLTSDLFGLETARPPEYDELLAQRAKLLGKAKLTKRDESRLKKLESEIGDLPAGESVADIEAMDVIRQAAEVLKREGTTGR; this is translated from the coding sequence GTGACCAGAAAAGCTACTTCCTTGAGTGGACCATCCACGAGCCCGCCCACTCGGCAGGCGCAACAGCTTAGTCAAGGCGCTTCGAACACCCCTTCCGCACTTCCCGCTTATTTTGTAGGTCTTGAAATTGAGAATATCCGCAGCTTCGGTACGAAACAGGTGCTAGACTTGTCGTTGGGTGGATTGCCGGCGCGATGGACTGTGATCTTGGGAGACAACGGTGTAGGAAAGACAACGCTTCTCCAGTCGCTTGCCGAATTCCAATCTGTTGGCGAGGTGTTCCACGACGAAGCTGAAGGCGAAAATCTATTGCGCCACGCCTGGTTCCCGCGTGCATATAACACCGGCTACTTCCTAGAAGCTCGACGCTATGGAACACGTGAGAGTTCCCGTAGCCTCGCAGGAGTGCAGATTTCGCTGGGAGGTACATTGCAGCATGTAAGCACCCAACGTACCGTCGAAGCACTTTCGTTTGTGATTGGGCCTGACCCACACGGAAACATCAACACTACCGGCAGCTTCCAGAATCTTGACCGTCTGATCTGCTACGGTTACGGAGCAACGCGTAGGATGGGAGCGGTTGCGTTATCCGAGCAAGAACCGGACGATAGCACCGTCTCACTGTTCTCAGATGACGTGAGCCTCCTCAACGCGGAGGAATGGCTACTCCAGTCTGATTACAATGCACTTGTGGACTCGCCTGTCCGAGAACAAGCCCGTGCACGACGTGATCAGTTGATCGAAGTTCTGATCAACCTGCTACCTGAAGTATCAGACATACGTTTTGTCCGCCCAACCGAAATCGGCAGGAGGCCGCGCGTAGAGGTTGAAGTTCCATACGGTTGGGTCAACATCTCCGACCTGAGCCTCGGGTACCGCGCGCTGGTTGCCTGGATTGTGGACTTCGCCTACAGGATGTTTGAGCGGTACCAGGGGAGTGAGAACCCGCTGGCCGAGCCCGCAATCGTTCTCGTAGACGAGATCGACCTGCACTTACATCCGAAGTGGCAACGGTCGCTGATCTCATACCTTACGGAGCGGTTCCCGAATACGCAGTTCATCGTTACGGCGCACAGCCCGCTGATCGTGCAGGCGGCGACGGACGCTAACATTGTCCTGCTGCGGCGCGAGGGAGACCACGTCGTCATCGACAACGATGTGGAGGCAATCCGCGGGTGGCGCATCGATCAGGTGCTCACGAGCGATCTGTTCGGGCTGGAGACGGCGCGACCGCCGGAGTACGACGAGCTTCTTGCGCAACGTGCGAAGTTGCTGGGGAAAGCGAAGCTGACGAAGAGGGACGAGAGCCGGCTCAAGAAGCTGGAATCGGAGATCGGTGATCTGCCTGCCGGCGAGTCGGTGGCGGACATCGAGGCAATGGACGTGATCCGCCAGGCCGCGGAAGTTCTGAAGCGGGAAGGCACGACCGGACGTTGA
- a CDS encoding NUDIX domain-containing protein, which yields MPSEPNRPTAASAARRATDDPNLFLIPEASLPPGFAERVDDESLIPAPARPAATVALLREGGAGPQVLLLRRHGRSGFAADAWVFPGGVVDKADRELSLADHLDGPTPGEWAARLGTETPEEALGFVAAALRESFEETGILLARADPAAPSRIDDAGALSVARRALLDGVATLRQLAVGNGVRLAGDSLAYLAHWITPLPEPRRYDTRFFLALAPAGAECDAHGEEMTDALWCGPAEVVERFERGEMKMLPPTVHTLRRLAEFASADDALAAFRDAEIPAITPRMRRHPDGVAIEVP from the coding sequence GTGCCCTCCGAGCCCAACCGCCCGACCGCCGCTTCGGCCGCGCGCCGCGCCACCGACGACCCCAACCTCTTCCTGATCCCGGAGGCGAGCCTGCCCCCGGGCTTCGCGGAGCGCGTGGACGACGAATCGCTGATCCCCGCCCCCGCCCGCCCCGCCGCCACCGTGGCGCTGCTGCGCGAGGGCGGAGCGGGGCCGCAGGTGCTCCTTCTGCGCCGCCACGGCAGGAGCGGCTTCGCGGCGGATGCGTGGGTCTTTCCCGGCGGGGTGGTGGACAAGGCGGACCGCGAGCTCTCGCTGGCCGACCACCTGGACGGCCCCACCCCCGGCGAGTGGGCCGCGCGCCTGGGCACGGAGACGCCGGAGGAGGCGCTGGGCTTCGTGGCCGCCGCCCTGCGCGAGTCCTTTGAGGAGACGGGGATCCTCCTGGCCCGCGCCGACCCCGCCGCCCCCTCGCGCATCGACGACGCGGGCGCGCTCTCGGTTGCCCGGCGCGCGCTGCTGGATGGCGTGGCGACGCTGCGGCAGCTCGCGGTGGGAAACGGCGTGCGTCTGGCGGGCGACTCGCTGGCGTACCTGGCGCACTGGATCACCCCGCTCCCTGAGCCGCGCCGCTACGACACGCGCTTCTTCCTGGCCCTGGCCCCCGCAGGCGCCGAGTGCGACGCCCACGGCGAGGAGATGACCGACGCCCTCTGGTGCGGCCCCGCGGAAGTCGTGGAGCGCTTTGAGCGCGGCGAGATGAAGATGCTGCCGCCGACCGTCCACACGTTGCGCCGCCTGGCTGAGTTCGCCTCCGCGGACGATGCACTGGCCGCCTTTCGCGACGCCGAAATCCCCGCCATCACCCCGCGCATGCGCCGCCACCCGGACGGCGTGGCGATCGAGGTGCCGTGA